The Mucilaginibacter mallensis genome has a segment encoding these proteins:
- a CDS encoding glycogen synthase yields MRVYHLSAECYPVAKVGGLADVVGALPKYQKLLGIDAAVVMPFYDRKFTRENKFDVVFSAVTLLDTRRLYFEVLKESTNKLGFDLYLIRIPGLLDREEVYMYPDERDQFMAFQLAFLDWISYSQQSPDIIHCHDHHNGLVPFLLYHSKLYTRLAHIPTVFTIHNGQYHGVLGWDKLSYLPEIDRTQIGLLDWAGAINPLAAAVKCCWKYTTVSPSYLHELTINSNGLEYLFYTEKAKGSGIINGIDTEVWNPKTDPMIPINFTSAKLAQGKEKNKEVICEKFGLSPDKPIISFIGRLVLEKGADLIYDSVKRSLAEYPDGVNFVLLGAGDPDLEKDFLALWELFPGKVGVFIGYDEALAHLIYAGADFLLMPSRVEPCGLNQLYALRYGTVPIVRSTGGLKDTVIDFGDEGGYGIRFNDITVSDICYSVSRAVALYQNKKHMQLLRKRMMDLDFSWDRSAKEYITLYESLKPVI; encoded by the coding sequence ATGAGAGTTTATCACCTAAGTGCCGAATGTTACCCCGTGGCCAAAGTTGGAGGCCTTGCTGATGTGGTTGGCGCGTTGCCAAAATATCAGAAATTGTTAGGTATTGACGCTGCTGTTGTAATGCCTTTTTACGACCGTAAATTTACCCGCGAAAACAAATTTGATGTGGTATTTAGCGCTGTAACCTTATTGGATACGCGCCGCCTTTATTTTGAGGTATTAAAGGAAAGCACCAATAAGCTGGGCTTCGATCTTTACCTGATCAGGATCCCCGGCTTGCTCGACCGCGAAGAAGTTTACATGTACCCGGATGAAAGGGATCAGTTTATGGCCTTTCAGCTGGCGTTTTTGGATTGGATAAGTTATTCACAGCAATCGCCGGATATTATACATTGTCACGATCATCATAATGGGCTTGTTCCGTTTTTATTATATCACTCTAAATTATACACCCGCCTTGCACATATACCAACGGTATTTACCATACATAACGGTCAATATCATGGCGTATTAGGTTGGGATAAACTTTCATACCTGCCCGAGATTGATAGGACGCAAATTGGTTTGCTGGATTGGGCCGGTGCTATTAATCCGCTTGCCGCTGCGGTAAAATGCTGCTGGAAATACACTACCGTATCCCCAAGCTATTTGCATGAGCTAACCATCAACTCAAACGGGTTGGAATACTTGTTCTATACCGAAAAAGCCAAGGGATCGGGAATTATAAACGGGATAGATACAGAAGTATGGAACCCTAAGACGGACCCCATGATCCCGATAAATTTTACTTCGGCAAAGCTGGCGCAGGGTAAGGAAAAAAATAAAGAAGTGATCTGCGAAAAGTTCGGTTTATCGCCTGATAAGCCTATCATATCATTTATAGGCAGGCTGGTACTTGAAAAGGGCGCCGATCTGATCTACGACTCGGTTAAAAGAAGCCTGGCCGAGTATCCTGATGGTGTTAATTTTGTGCTGTTAGGAGCAGGTGACCCGGATCTGGAAAAGGACTTTTTGGCGCTCTGGGAACTGTTCCCTGGCAAAGTTGGGGTCTTTATTGGCTATGATGAAGCGCTGGCACATTTAATATATGCAGGTGCCGACTTTTTGTTGATGCCATCGCGTGTGGAACCCTGTGGCCTGAACCAGCTATACGCACTACGCTATGGCACCGTGCCAATAGTAAGGAGTACCGGCGGATTAAAAGATACCGTAATTGATTTTGGCGACGAAGGCGGTTACGGCATCCGTTTTAATGATATAACAGTTAGTGATATTTGCTATTCGGTTAGTCGCGCGGTAGCTTTATATCAGAATAAAAAGCACATGCAGTTGTTGCGCAAACGTATGATGGACCTTGATTTTTCATGGGACAGATCGGCCAAAGAATACATTACCCTTTATGAAAGTTTAAAACCAGTAATATGA
- a CDS encoding glucose-1-phosphate adenylyltransferase, with protein sequence MTSKVICIVLGGGQGSRLSPLTATRSKPAVPIAGKYRLVDIPISNCLHSGITRIYVLTQFNSASLNKHIKNTYHFSSFSEAFVDILAAEQTPTSGSWYQGTADAVRQSLHHLAVHEFDYVLILSGDQLYQMDFEQMIENHIKADAEISIATIPVHANDVPGFGILKTDADNLVTAFVEKPKTNFENWASEVSDEMASQGRYYLASMGIYIFNRSVLYTLLQGNERTDFGKEIIPQSIDSHKVLSYQYEGYWTDIGTIPSFFDANLGLTDDIPQFNLFDKNYIFTRARMLPPSKMSGTHVDKGIIADGCIINASHITRSIIGIRTRIGFDTTIENCYVMGSDNYQTLEQIEESKVANTPIMGIGDRCTIKNAIIDKNTYIGNDVQINCGEKLEDGDYGTHTVQDGIVVIKKRAIIPHGTII encoded by the coding sequence ATGACCTCAAAAGTAATTTGCATTGTACTTGGCGGTGGCCAGGGAAGCCGCCTATCCCCGCTTACCGCAACACGTTCAAAACCGGCAGTGCCAATTGCCGGTAAATACCGTTTAGTTGATATCCCTATCTCAAACTGCCTGCATTCGGGTATAACGCGTATTTATGTGTTAACGCAATTTAACTCAGCTTCGTTAAATAAGCACATTAAAAATACATACCATTTCAGCAGTTTCAGCGAAGCTTTTGTTGATATACTGGCGGCGGAGCAAACGCCAACCAGCGGCTCATGGTACCAGGGTACGGCCGATGCAGTGCGCCAGAGCTTGCACCATTTAGCCGTGCATGAATTTGATTATGTGCTGATCCTATCGGGCGACCAGCTATACCAGATGGATTTTGAGCAGATGATAGAAAATCACATTAAAGCTGATGCAGAAATATCAATTGCCACTATACCTGTACATGCCAATGATGTACCCGGCTTCGGTATATTAAAAACCGATGCAGATAACCTGGTTACCGCTTTTGTTGAAAAGCCTAAAACGAATTTTGAAAACTGGGCATCAGAAGTAAGTGACGAGATGGCCAGCCAGGGCAGGTATTACCTGGCATCAATGGGTATATACATCTTTAACCGCTCTGTTTTATACACGTTGCTGCAAGGTAATGAGCGTACGGATTTTGGTAAGGAGATCATCCCGCAATCTATTGACAGTCATAAAGTATTAAGCTATCAGTACGAGGGTTACTGGACAGATATTGGTACTATACCATCGTTTTTTGATGCCAACTTAGGCTTAACAGATGATATTCCGCAGTTTAACCTGTTTGATAAGAACTATATATTTACCCGTGCACGTATGCTGCCGCCATCAAAAATGAGTGGTACCCACGTTGATAAGGGTATTATAGCTGATGGCTGTATTATAAATGCCAGCCATATTACCCGCTCCATAATTGGCATACGAACCCGCATTGGTTTTGATACCACTATTGAGAACTGCTATGTAATGGGTAGCGATAATTACCAAACCCTGGAGCAAATAGAAGAATCAAAGGTGGCAAATACGCCTATAATGGGTATTGGCGACAGGTGTACCATTAAAAATGCCATTATTGATAAAAATACTTACATCGGTAACGATGTACAGATAAACTGTGGCGAAAAGCTGGAAGACGGTGATTATGGCACACATACCGTACAGGATGGTATAGTGGTTATAAAGAAACGCGCAATTATACCACACGGAACTATAATTTAA
- a CDS encoding metal-dependent hydrolase, with protein MKFTFYGHSSGDLETGGKTLLFDPFISPNPLAKNIDVNSLKPDYILLSHGHGDHIADAVPIQKNSGAKVICIADIAGWLAKQGVENVHGMNFGGGFDFDFGRVKMVAALHSSSMPDGSYGGNPAGFVIYSEGKKIYFAGDTALTYDMKLLADENLDWAILPIGDNYTMGADDAIKCCSFINCKNVIGVHYDTFPQIKINKEEVMEKFIKAGLNLKLPAIGETITL; from the coding sequence ATGAAATTTACATTTTACGGCCATTCTTCCGGAGATCTGGAAACAGGTGGCAAAACACTATTATTTGATCCTTTCATATCGCCGAACCCATTGGCAAAGAATATTGATGTAAACAGCCTTAAGCCTGATTATATCCTGCTATCACACGGTCATGGCGATCATATTGCCGATGCTGTTCCTATCCAGAAAAACAGCGGCGCTAAAGTTATCTGTATTGCAGATATAGCAGGATGGCTTGCTAAACAAGGTGTTGAAAATGTACACGGTATGAATTTTGGCGGCGGCTTTGATTTTGATTTCGGTCGTGTTAAAATGGTCGCAGCATTACATTCCAGTTCAATGCCTGATGGCAGCTATGGAGGTAACCCTGCAGGCTTTGTGATCTACTCCGAAGGTAAAAAGATCTATTTCGCTGGCGATACTGCACTTACCTATGATATGAAATTATTGGCTGATGAAAACCTGGATTGGGCTATTTTACCAATCGGCGATAATTACACCATGGGTGCCGATGATGCTATTAAATGCTGCTCTTTCATCAACTGTAAAAATGTGATCGGTGTACATTATGATACCTTCCCTCAAATAAAGATCAACAAAGAGGAAGTGATGGAGAAATTCATTAAAGCGGGCCTCAACTTAAAACTGCCTGCAATAGGCGAAACTATTACCCTGTAA
- a CDS encoding YbaB/EbfC family nucleoid-associated protein: MFDKIMEAQQKAGEVKKRLDAISVSGSAEGGKITVVANANKVVQSVNINPDFFKDADKEELEELLLVAINKALEQADNVSQSEMAAMTQQMFGGLGGLFGK; encoded by the coding sequence ATGTTTGATAAAATAATGGAAGCCCAGCAAAAGGCGGGTGAGGTAAAAAAACGTTTGGATGCCATTAGCGTAAGCGGCTCAGCCGAAGGCGGTAAGATCACCGTTGTTGCCAATGCAAACAAGGTGGTACAATCCGTTAATATCAATCCTGATTTCTTTAAGGATGCTGATAAAGAGGAACTGGAAGAATTACTTTTAGTAGCCATAAACAAGGCCCTGGAACAGGCTGATAACGTTAGTCAGAGTGAAATGGCTGCCATGACACAGCAGATGTTTGGCGGTTTGGGTGGCCTTTTCGGTAAATAA
- a CDS encoding serine hydrolase domain-containing protein, whose amino-acid sequence MTVSCKNILSITFSLVLLASCSQSKNKQVSSTPDLGKPFNPAQYSAYDPKKADKQIDAFMKHLHQVAGFNGNVLVAKKGKIIYENSFGWADYPRLDSLHINSKFQLASVTKTITSTAILQLMERGKLKLNQDVRDFFPNFPYEGVTIRLLLTHRSGMMNYVYFVDDVYRAEHRDQRKGITNQQTMDMIAQYKPAPFNKPDKRFLYNNSNFMVLGSIVEKVSGMSYAQYVKENIFDPAGMKNTAAYSKAVYDKIPTNVLGHDRNSWKYSVAPNFLDGPLGAYGVYSTVGDLFLFDRALRAGYLLKPATQDSAYTDRNPMIRGHFNYGYGWRLFEAPGQKVVYHTGWWHGFRHIFLRDMKNDVTIVLLGNMVNGSLLHLDDLFKMTGMPVVRKSAYTGNGATEEDQ is encoded by the coding sequence ATGACTGTATCCTGTAAAAACATCCTATCCATAACTTTTTCCCTGGTTCTTTTAGCCTCCTGCTCTCAAAGTAAAAATAAGCAAGTTTCTTCCACACCCGATCTGGGCAAGCCTTTTAACCCGGCCCAATATTCAGCATACGACCCTAAAAAGGCCGATAAACAAATTGATGCTTTTATGAAGCACCTGCACCAGGTAGCCGGATTTAACGGTAACGTTTTGGTGGCAAAAAAAGGCAAGATCATTTATGAAAACAGTTTTGGCTGGGCCGATTACCCACGTTTGGACAGTCTGCATATCAATTCAAAATTTCAGCTGGCATCGGTTACAAAAACTATAACATCAACGGCTATATTGCAATTAATGGAGCGCGGCAAACTAAAGCTTAACCAGGATGTGCGCGATTTCTTCCCTAATTTCCCATACGAAGGTGTTACTATCCGCCTGCTGCTTACGCACCGTTCAGGAATGATGAACTATGTATATTTTGTGGATGATGTATACCGCGCCGAGCACCGCGACCAGCGCAAGGGTATCACCAACCAGCAAACTATGGATATGATTGCGCAGTACAAACCCGCGCCATTCAACAAGCCCGATAAACGCTTTTTATATAACAACTCCAACTTTATGGTGCTGGGCTCCATTGTTGAAAAAGTGAGCGGCATGAGCTACGCGCAATATGTAAAGGAAAATATATTCGACCCTGCCGGGATGAAAAACACCGCAGCTTACTCAAAAGCTGTATATGACAAAATACCAACCAATGTGCTCGGCCACGATCGTAACAGCTGGAAATATTCTGTTGCGCCTAACTTTTTAGATGGCCCGCTGGGCGCTTACGGTGTTTATAGTACCGTTGGCGATCTGTTTTTGTTCGACCGCGCGCTCAGGGCCGGTTATTTACTAAAACCTGCAACCCAGGATTCCGCCTATACTGATCGCAACCCGATGATCCGCGGGCATTTTAACTATGGCTACGGCTGGCGCTTATTTGAGGCGCCGGGCCAGAAAGTGGTTTACCACACCGGCTGGTGGCATGGTTTCAGGCATATATTCTTACGTGATATGAAAAATGACGTAACAATTGTATTGCTTGGCAACATGGTAAACGGAAGCTTGCTACATTTGGATGATCTTTTTAAAATGACGGGCATGCCTGTAGTGCGCAAAAGCGCCTATACGGGTAATGGCGCAACAGAAGAAGATCAATAA
- a CDS encoding GNAT family N-acetyltransferase: MENTLTIKPIYNDYCDKIIDLILSIQQKEFGLTITINQQLDLLDVETNYHQGGGNFWGAFLGDKLIGTIALINCGHNSACIRKMFVKKEYRGKELGTAQQLLNTLLQYCSEKEITAIYLGTVHQLKAAHRFYERNSFTPIAAADLPPYFPLMITDNMFYQLHLDKQTAL, encoded by the coding sequence ATGGAAAATACACTAACCATCAAACCCATTTACAACGATTATTGCGATAAGATCATAGACCTGATCTTATCCATCCAGCAAAAAGAATTTGGACTAACCATCACTATTAACCAGCAACTTGATCTGCTGGATGTGGAGACCAATTACCATCAGGGCGGCGGGAATTTCTGGGGCGCTTTTCTGGGCGACAAGCTGATTGGCACTATCGCATTGATCAATTGTGGGCATAATTCGGCTTGTATCCGTAAGATGTTTGTTAAAAAGGAATATCGGGGTAAGGAACTGGGCACTGCGCAACAATTGCTCAATACATTGCTGCAATATTGCAGCGAGAAGGAAATCACAGCTATATATTTAGGTACGGTTCACCAGCTAAAAGCCGCGCACCGGTTTTATGAGCGCAATAGTTTTACGCCGATAGCCGCTGCCGATCTGCCGCCTTATTTCCCCCTCATGATTACTGACAATATGTTTTATCAATTACATTTGGATAAACAAACCGCGCTATGA
- a CDS encoding MarR family winged helix-turn-helix transcriptional regulator yields the protein MNVINELGILAIATRLQRLAEQMRKDGLLIYKAHGVDFEPKWFPVIYTLHVKPILSVVELSAEIGYSHPSTITLLKELEKQKLIKSGKDKTDERKRLVQLTEKGQALITQMKPVWQVMIAASTQLTETKNNLMKALEEVEQQMELQSFYQRAKVIMAANELKGEGNF from the coding sequence ATGAATGTTATCAACGAATTGGGCATACTGGCCATTGCCACCCGTTTACAGCGCCTCGCCGAGCAGATGCGCAAGGATGGCCTGCTGATCTATAAAGCTCATGGCGTAGATTTCGAACCTAAGTGGTTCCCGGTAATTTATACGCTGCATGTTAAGCCAATTTTGAGCGTGGTTGAGTTGTCTGCCGAGATCGGGTACTCGCATCCTTCCACCATAACCCTATTAAAGGAGCTGGAAAAACAAAAACTGATAAAATCAGGAAAGGATAAAACCGACGAGCGCAAGCGCCTGGTGCAGTTGACTGAAAAAGGGCAGGCGCTCATAACCCAGATGAAGCCTGTTTGGCAAGTAATGATAGCCGCCTCAACACAATTAACTGAAACCAAAAACAACCTGATGAAGGCCTTGGAAGAGGTGGAACAACAAATGGAGCTGCAAAGCTTTTACCAACGCGCCAAGGTTATTATGGCTGCTAATGAATTGAAAGGCGAGGGGAACTTTTGA
- the fumC gene encoding class II fumarate hydratase: protein MSFRTEHDTMGEVQVPAEKYWGAQTERSRNNFKIGPEASMPKEIIAAFAYLKKAAAYTNTDLGVLPAEKRDLIAQVCDEILTGSLAAEFPLVIWQTGSGTQSNMNVNEVIANRSHVLQGNKLGEGTTFIHANDDVNKSQSSNDTYPTAMHIAAYKMVTEITIPGVEKLRDTLKAKSEAFKSVVKIGRTHLMDATPLTLGQEFSGYVSQLDHGLKALRNTLDHLGELALGGTAVGTGINTPKGYDVKVAEYIAKFTNLPFRTAENKFEALAAHDAIVETHGALKQIAVSLMKIANDIRMLASGPRSGIGEIHIPDNEPGSSIMPGKVNPTQNEAVTMVAAQVMGNDVTISIAGSNGHYELNVFKPVMAANFLQSARLIGDACVSFTDHCAKGIEPNYDGIKKHLENSLMLVTALNPHIGYENAAKIAKKALKENKSLREAAMDLGLLTSEQFDQWVRPEDMIGSLK from the coding sequence ATGAGTTTTAGAACAGAACATGATACCATGGGCGAGGTACAGGTACCTGCCGAAAAATACTGGGGAGCACAAACCGAAAGATCACGCAATAACTTTAAAATTGGTCCGGAAGCATCAATGCCAAAGGAAATTATTGCCGCTTTTGCTTACTTAAAAAAAGCTGCCGCCTATACCAATACTGATTTAGGCGTACTGCCTGCCGAAAAACGCGACCTGATAGCACAGGTTTGTGATGAGATATTAACAGGCAGCTTAGCTGCTGAGTTTCCGCTGGTAATTTGGCAAACAGGCTCGGGCACACAATCAAACATGAACGTGAACGAGGTGATTGCGAACCGCTCACATGTTTTACAAGGCAATAAACTGGGCGAGGGAACAACCTTTATCCATGCCAATGATGATGTAAACAAATCGCAATCATCAAACGATACCTACCCAACCGCCATGCACATCGCCGCCTATAAAATGGTGACCGAAATAACTATCCCCGGTGTTGAAAAACTGCGCGATACGCTGAAAGCAAAATCAGAAGCGTTTAAATCAGTTGTTAAAATTGGCCGTACCCACCTGATGGATGCTACGCCATTAACATTGGGCCAGGAATTTTCAGGCTATGTATCACAACTGGATCATGGCTTAAAAGCATTAAGAAACACACTGGATCACCTTGGCGAACTGGCATTAGGTGGTACTGCAGTTGGTACCGGCATCAACACCCCAAAAGGTTATGATGTTAAGGTAGCCGAATATATTGCCAAATTTACCAATCTGCCATTCCGCACCGCTGAAAATAAATTTGAGGCTTTGGCTGCGCACGATGCTATTGTTGAAACACATGGCGCGTTAAAGCAGATCGCTGTTTCGTTAATGAAAATTGCTAACGATATCAGGATGCTGGCCTCCGGTCCGCGTTCAGGTATTGGCGAGATCCATATACCGGATAATGAGCCGGGATCATCAATTATGCCGGGCAAGGTTAACCCAACCCAAAATGAGGCGGTTACTATGGTTGCCGCGCAGGTTATGGGTAACGATGTTACAATATCTATCGCAGGCTCGAACGGCCATTACGAATTGAACGTGTTTAAGCCTGTTATGGCTGCTAACTTTTTACAATCAGCAAGGTTAATTGGCGATGCCTGCGTATCATTTACCGATCATTGCGCAAAAGGTATTGAACCAAATTACGACGGGATTAAAAAGCACCTGGAAAACTCATTAATGCTGGTAACAGCTTTAAATCCACATATAGGTTACGAGAACGCCGCTAAAATTGCCAAAAAAGCGCTAAAGGAAAACAAATCCCTGCGCGAAGCGGCAATGGACCTGGGTTTATTAACCAGCGAGCAGTTCGACCAGTGGGTTAGGCCTGAGGATATGATAGGAAGCTTAAAATAA
- a CDS encoding fumarate hydratase, which produces MQIPFSFRLSAFTFLTAFVFIMVCSSCWMNPNTQTPGQSYLQGEWQQDSVPGQKQLLTYSLYHFRFTCDSFFVSIKSFSKVNYGADSCMKGGHWTEYTRGHYEQRNDTLFLKGQFCNLDYTIKEDPGCFRIGVYEEFFKVTKKTDSLVQLSSTTGVIPIDARLIKRNTCHIKPL; this is translated from the coding sequence ATGCAAATACCTTTCAGCTTTCGCCTCTCAGCTTTTACCTTTTTAACGGCTTTTGTCTTTATAATGGTATGCAGTTCCTGCTGGATGAACCCGAATACGCAAACTCCGGGGCAAAGTTATTTGCAGGGCGAGTGGCAGCAGGATTCGGTACCGGGGCAAAAACAATTGCTTACTTATTCGCTATATCATTTCAGGTTTACCTGCGACTCGTTTTTTGTGTCGATAAAATCGTTCAGCAAAGTAAATTATGGCGCTGATAGCTGCATGAAAGGTGGCCACTGGACTGAATATACCCGTGGCCATTACGAGCAGCGGAACGATACCCTGTTTTTAAAGGGCCAGTTCTGTAATCTCGATTATACCATAAAGGAAGATCCTGGCTGTTTCAGGATTGGGGTTTATGAAGAGTTTTTTAAGGTAACCAAGAAAACAGATTCGCTGGTACAGCTTTCAAGTACAACGGGCGTTATACCCATCGACGCTAGATTAATAAAAAGAAATACCTGTCATATAAAACCACTTTAA
- a CDS encoding S1/P1 nuclease gives MKNAFLKKLILGIVILYAPVQAMAWGTTGHRICGQIAESYLTPKAREAVHAILGHESIAIASNWADFIKSDPSYSYLSSWHYIDLNKAYTYPELVDFLNQDTNVDAYTKLNFLIGELKKKDISKPNRLLYLHMLIHIIEDVHQPMHVAHADDKGGNDFKVTWFNNPTNLHSVWDSQLIDFQQLSYTEYATAINHTNPAEVTEWQSAPISKWLFESNQIAEILYTDIKPEDNLSYKYNFSHIDTLNRQLLKAGVRLAGILNQIFG, from the coding sequence ATGAAAAACGCTTTTTTAAAAAAACTGATATTGGGTATTGTTATCCTTTATGCGCCGGTACAGGCAATGGCATGGGGAACAACCGGTCACCGAATTTGCGGGCAGATTGCCGAAAGTTATTTAACGCCAAAAGCGCGCGAAGCTGTTCATGCCATATTGGGTCATGAGTCAATAGCGATAGCCAGCAACTGGGCCGATTTTATAAAATCCGATCCATCATACAGCTATTTATCATCATGGCACTATATCGACCTTAATAAAGCTTATACTTACCCTGAGCTGGTTGATTTTTTAAACCAGGACACTAATGTTGATGCTTACACCAAGCTTAACTTTTTAATAGGCGAGCTAAAAAAGAAAGATATTTCAAAACCGAACAGGTTACTTTATTTACACATGCTGATCCACATTATTGAGGATGTGCACCAGCCCATGCACGTGGCCCACGCCGACGACAAAGGAGGGAATGATTTTAAAGTAACCTGGTTTAATAACCCAACCAACCTGCACTCGGTTTGGGATTCGCAGCTGATCGATTTTCAGCAACTAAGCTATACCGAATATGCTACGGCTATTAACCACACCAACCCTGCCGAGGTTACTGAATGGCAAAGCGCCCCCATCAGCAAGTGGTTGTTTGAATCGAACCAGATCGCAGAGATACTTTATACCGATATTAAGCCCGAAGATAACCTGAGCTACAAATACAATTTCTCACACATCGATACCCTTAACCGCCAGCTGCTTAAAGCGGGTGTAAGGTTAGCGGGAATTTTAAATCAGATTTTTGGATAA
- a CDS encoding low molecular weight protein-tyrosine-phosphatase, with product MKILMVCLGNICRSPLAEGIMQHMADEQDLDWQIDSAGTGGWHVGEGPDKRSTRTAHGRGIDISKQVCRQFSKADFEEFDHIFVMDKMNLSDVLAMAPNEEAAKKVKLLLGDKEVPDPYYDNNQFEPVFDLIEHGCKAIINRATS from the coding sequence ATGAAAATCCTAATGGTATGCCTGGGCAATATATGCCGTTCGCCGCTGGCGGAGGGGATCATGCAGCATATGGCTGATGAGCAGGACCTCGACTGGCAAATAGATTCGGCAGGTACGGGCGGCTGGCATGTGGGCGAAGGCCCCGATAAACGGTCAACGCGTACTGCACATGGTCGCGGGATTGATATCAGCAAGCAGGTTTGTCGTCAGTTCAGCAAAGCTGATTTTGAAGAGTTCGACCACATTTTTGTGATGGACAAAATGAACCTAAGCGATGTGCTCGCCATGGCACCAAATGAAGAGGCCGCTAAAAAGGTAAAACTATTGCTGGGCGATAAGGAAGTGCCTGATCCTTACTATGACAACAATCAGTTTGAGCCGGTTTTTGACCTGATAGAACACGGCTGCAAAGCAATTATTAACCGCGCGACTTCCTGA
- a CDS encoding GNAT family N-acetyltransferase — protein MHTILETPRLIIREFLPDEQDIYLNHFTDEEVCRHIPKRTTDERIKIFLIATVNYQTNKKLGIWGMFNKANGVFIGSCLLRLFDEPDKIELGYSMERKYWGQGIATEMAEALIEYAFTDADVNEVVAVTTLENIASQRVLEKAGLVRTDNVMRNEEELAFFRKSRG, from the coding sequence ATGCACACCATCCTCGAAACACCCCGCCTTATCATCCGCGAATTTTTACCCGACGAACAGGACATCTACCTAAATCATTTTACTGATGAAGAAGTATGCCGCCATATTCCAAAACGTACCACTGATGAGCGTATAAAGATCTTCCTTATCGCTACCGTGAACTATCAAACAAATAAAAAACTAGGCATCTGGGGTATGTTCAACAAAGCGAACGGTGTATTTATAGGCAGCTGCCTGCTGCGCCTTTTTGATGAACCGGATAAAATTGAGCTGGGTTATAGTATGGAACGTAAATACTGGGGCCAGGGTATTGCTACAGAGATGGCTGAAGCATTGATTGAGTATGCCTTTACAGATGCTGATGTTAACGAAGTTGTAGCAGTTACTACACTTGAGAATATCGCCTCACAACGGGTGCTTGAAAAAGCCGGACTGGTTAGAACAGATAATGTGATGCGAAATGAGGAAGAGCTGGCTTTTTTCAGGAAGTCGCGCGGTTAA